The genomic segment CCATTTGGCGCTCGATCATAGCTTTCACTTTTTCATCGTCTCTCATTTTCTCGAGGTAGCCGACGAACAACGGTTTTACTTCTTCAGGCGTAAGATTTAACGTAACTTCCTTCACATCCATGGATGTACCAGCATGCTCGAATTTCACGTTTTCTTTCATTGTAAATTGCTCTTCTTTCAACTGCTCGTAAAAATAATCTTTACCGTAGCTCTTAAGGATATGATCCCATTCTTCATCAGTTGGTAAAAATTCTCTGTAGTCGGTCATCAAATAGCTAGCTACATTTAATTGTTCTGGTCCGCTGTATGTTGGATCAAGCTTCGTCATAAATTCTCCGAATTGATCATTCGGTACGTACAAATACTCTTCGTAAAAGTCAGGCACGCTGATACCTATAATATCAGCAGTCTGTGTAAATTCACCACTGAATAGAGGAGAATCACCCATAAGAACTTCTAAATTACCATATAGCTCTTCCGCTTCATAATTCTGTCCCATGTTGATTTGTAATGATGCAGAATCGAGCATGGCTTTTGCCATCTGCACGTCAGGACTGTTTGCCATTTCACCGCTCGCTTCAACTGATCCAGAAATACCCATCGACATTTTCAAAGGTTCAGTGGACGATTTTTGTGAATATTTCACATAATCTCCAAAGCGCTCATTAAAGTCTTCTTTGAAATCCTCAAGCGCTTTACTTTCTGCTGTGAAAAATGCATTTTTCGGACTGTCACTACTTTGCATAGCTAACGTCAGCCCGACCGTTCCTAAAATCACGACGATTAATGCAACAGCGATCATCCATATTTTTGGTTTCTTAGAAGTACGCTGTGCACCGGGCTCTGTCGTAGCAGCGACTTCTTGCTGGATGATGCGTTCATCGGTTTTTTTACGTGATGTCAACTCAGTCACTCTCCTTGAAAGTTTTTACATATCTTTTTTAAGCACACTTTTCTTATCATACCTGAGGCAACCTCATCCGGCTAGATTTTTTAAAAAAACAGGGCTTTTTTCACAGGTTGCTATTTTTTTATTAAAGCAGGGTGAAAGAAAAATGCACGTTGTACTAGTTATACGGTACGAATGCGGAAAAGGTTTCATCGCCAATAAAAAACTTTTTATGAACGATGTTTCCTGAAGTGGCTTGGGGAGCAGTGATAATACTTGGAGAACTGAGTTGAAAATTGGCTTTGTGATGTGAATCCGACAGCATCGGAAATTTCCGCAATCGATTGTTCTGTGAACAGCAGGAGCTTAGCAGCCTGCTCCAAGCGAATGTGCTGCAGCTTCTCCATACAGGACATACCGACCTGTTCTTTAAACAAATGCCCTAAACGAGAAGGGGATAAACGCACTTTTTTTCCAAGACTTTCCAATGAATGTTTTTTGGCATAGGAGGAAGCAAATATTTCCAAAACTTCTTGGATCCGGCTGTCCAGCACTTTCTCTGAATCTTGTGTTTTGGCTTCTCCTAAAAGCAGTAAAATGTCAACGAGCGCATTTTGAGATAGTTCTTCATTAAAACGTTTTGTCAGCAGTTGCCGTTTAAACAACCGAAAAAACGCTGCTTCGACTTGTGATAGGAGTCTTTCATCCTGAATATGTGACAACTCAATGGCTTGGTTTGAAAAGATATGATAGAACCACGGCCGCCACGATTCTCTTTGCGAAAAATGACACCATAAAAAAGACCATGTCTTCCCTTGGGCTGTTTGATAAGCATGGCGAAAGCCAGGAGGAATCAAGATCGCCTGCGCTCTCGAAACGCTCTTCCACATGCCATCGATTTCAATTTCTCCTTCTCCCTCTAATGAAACGATCAGAAGCCAGTTTTTGGCACCGCTCGGTCGAAAGCAATGGTAGTCTTCATTTTTATTGACAAAATGCCCCGCAACGAGCTTGCTTGGGGGGGGTGGGGGCGCAATCTCGCGTTTTTTAACCATCGACGCACGACCTCCTTTTTCGTAAGAGAGGAATAGTTTGTATACGCTATCCAACACGATACACGAGCTACTTGATATTGGACCATTATGAGGATTCATCACTTGAATGTGTCTGTGCTTTATGTTTTTCTCGCACATGATCAAGCCATTCTATCGTCAGAACGATAAGGGCGACGCCAATAGCGAGCGCTAAGCTTGTGTTTTTGCTCATCCGAAGGAAATGACCAATGAAAAATAATCCAACGATTCTAGTAAGGGCTAGGAAGAAAACGCCTGCAATATTGTTTCCTATCATATATTCAGTAAGCACTTCACAGACATTGTCTACTGTATATAAATAAATAAATGCTGCGATCGTAAAAATCATGAGCTGATTAGAGGTTATCTGTAATGAAAAAACATGGTTGATGATGCTTGTCGCACCGAACAAGGTAAATATAATGAGTGCAAAAGCGACTAAAAAAACAAGAGCAAACAAAAAAGCACCACCAATGACGAGAAACAAATGATCTTTATCTTTGTGTTTTTGATTCTCTTTAAAGAAGAAAAGGAAGATCAAGCCAAATGCGATAATGAAAATAATG from the Litoribacterium kuwaitense genome contains:
- a CDS encoding helix-turn-helix domain-containing protein is translated as MVKKREIAPPPPPSKLVAGHFVNKNEDYHCFRPSGAKNWLLIVSLEGEGEIEIDGMWKSVSRAQAILIPPGFRHAYQTAQGKTWSFLWCHFSQRESWRPWFYHIFSNQAIELSHIQDERLLSQVEAAFFRLFKRQLLTKRFNEELSQNALVDILLLLGEAKTQDSEKVLDSRIQEVLEIFASSYAKKHSLESLGKKVRLSPSRLGHLFKEQVGMSCMEKLQHIRLEQAAKLLLFTEQSIAEISDAVGFTSQSQFSTQFSKYYHCSPSHFRKHRS
- a CDS encoding DUF6583 family protein, coding for MTSRKKTDERIIQQEVAATTEPGAQRTSKKPKIWMIAVALIVVILGTVGLTLAMQSSDSPKNAFFTAESKALEDFKEDFNERFGDYVKYSQKSSTEPLKMSMGISGSVEASGEMANSPDVQMAKAMLDSASLQINMGQNYEAEELYGNLEVLMGDSPLFSGEFTQTADIIGISVPDFYEEYLYVPNDQFGEFMTKLDPTYSGPEQLNVASYLMTDYREFLPTDEEWDHILKSYGKDYFYEQLKEEQFTMKENVKFEHAGTSMDVKEVTLNLTPEEVKPLFVGYLEKMRDDEKVKAMIERQMEHANEVIIQQGQLEGFDPEMAGMMIPTEEVLNDWETSIDEMITDLEESPAAPGLTYTIKVNDENIVDRHIELSDDTESMVLHTQNIETGKDATYHLVDMTVNDENGLKLETEGAATENGYEETTTITLKDAATGDMSAQLDGSYPEADDAPNTYTLTFNDPTTGDPVTLSLDHTFNFDKKAGTVNEKIDLNFNADFIMPGMTLGLLMDINTEFTEDIGLPDPTQGTNVAELSDEEFQQIMIEMQTNAGLFLEQFMGGMSAF